One region of Kogia breviceps isolate mKogBre1 chromosome 17, mKogBre1 haplotype 1, whole genome shotgun sequence genomic DNA includes:
- the ST3GAL1 gene encoding CMP-N-acetylneuraminate-beta-galactosamide-alpha-2,3-sialyltransferase 1 produces MATTRKRTLKVLTFLIVFIFLTSFLLNYSHTMVATAWFPKQMVLELSENFRRLVNYPHRPCTCARCIGQRRVSSWFDERFNRSLQPLLTTQNALLEEDTYNWWLRLQREKQPSNLNDTIKELFQVVPGNVDPLLEKSLVGCRRCAVVGNSGNLRESWYGPQIDSHDFVLRMNKAPTAGFEADVGSKTTHHLVYPESFRELAENVSMVLVPFKTTDLQWVVSATTTGTISHTYVPVPTKIKVKKNKILIYHPAFIKYVFDSWLQGHGRYPSTGILSVIFSLHICDEVDLYGFGADSKGNWHHYWENNPSAGAFRKTGVHDGDFESNVTATLASIDKIRIFKGR; encoded by the exons ATGGCGACCACGAGGAAAAGAACCCTCAAAGTGCTCACGTTCCTCATCGTCTTCAtcttcctcacctccttcctcctGAACTACTCCCACACCATGGTGGCCACCGCGTGGTTCCCCAAGCAGATGGTCCTCGAGCTCTCCGAGAACTTCCGGAGGCTCGTGAATTACCCCCACAGGCCCTGCACCTGCGCCCGCTGCATCGGGCAGCGCAGGGTGTCCTCCTGGTTCGATGAGAGATTCAACCGGTCCCTGCAGCCGCTGCTGACGACCCAGAACGCGCTCCTGGAGGAAGACACCTACAACTGGTGGCTG AGGCTCCAGCGGGAGAAGCAGCCCAGTAACTTGAACGACACCATCAAGGAGCTGTTCCAGGTGGTGCCCGGGAACGTGGACCCCCTgctggagaagagtttggtgggCTGCCGGCGCTGTGCCGTCGTGGGCAACTCTGGCAACCTGAGGGAGTCCTGGTACGGGCCTCAGATAGACAGTCACGACTTCGTGCTCAG gatgAACAAGGCCCCCACGGCAGGGTTTGAGGCCGACGTGGGCAGCAAGACCACCCATCACCTCGTGTACCCCGAGAGCTTCCGGGAGCTGGCGGAGAACGTCAGCATGGTCCTGGTCCCCTTCAAGACCACCGACCTGCAGTGGGTGGTCAGCGCCACCACCACAGGCACCATCTCCCA CACCTACGTTCCCGTCCCCACGAAGATCAAGGTGAAAAAGAATAAG ATCCTGATTTACCACCCAGCCTTCATCAAATACGTCTTTGACAGCTGGCTGCAGGGCCACGGGCGGTACCCATCCACCGGCATCCTCTCGGTCATCTTCTCACTGCACATCTGTGATGAG GTGGACTTGTACGGCTTCGGGGCAGACAGCAAAGGGAACTGGCACCACTATTGGGAGAACAACCCCTCGGCGGGGGCTTTTCGAAAGACCGGGGTGCACGACGGGGACTTCGAGTCCAATGTCACGGCCACCTTGGCATCCATCGACAAAATCCGGATCTTTAAGGGAAGATGA